From Brassica rapa cultivar Chiifu-401-42 chromosome A06, CAAS_Brap_v3.01, whole genome shotgun sequence:
CCAAGAGATCAACCTCTCGAATATGGCAGTAGTTAAAATACAGAGCCACAAACTCCACGAAATGGTTGATCCTTCCCTCGGGTTCGACACGGATACAAGGGTGAGAGAGACGGTGATCGCAGTCGCTGAGCTTGCGTTTCAATGCTTGCAGTCGGATAAAGATCTTAGGCCGTGTATGTCGCACGTGATGGACACGTTGACGAAGATAGAAAACAATGGGTTTGGTTCGAATATGGATGTTAATAAGAGTGGACCGTTGGTTGTACAGTCTCCTAATAGTGTAATGGCGAAATGGGACAGTAAGTAAATTAGTCACACGGACACTAACATTTGTATGTCTATTAATGTTTAAACTTGTTAACTGAACAGTTAGAGATTGATGTCTGTGTTATGTAATAGATTATACTTTTTGGGAATGTATATATGATCTGAGtttcataaataaatacaaTCTCCACTGTTGTTAGATCCATGCATGCTCTTGTTTAGAACATTCTACTATGCCTATGTACTATGTAGACTAGCACATGTTCAAATTTAACTTTGTTAAGGCTCATTTGCATATTAACTACTGGAGTAATTAAATCAGTTATTTTTGCATGATTTTACTACTCACACAAGTATGAAGAATAACAAAAAGAATTACATACAAAGTTTTCAGTTTCTTTAATTACAGAAAATTGCTGAACTAACTACAGAGATGTATAATGATTCATATGACTACCCAGCCATCTTGGAGATTAAAAATAATCCAGAAAATTGTATCAAGCATGGAATCCATAATAATGGTCATTTCACCATCTTTTAGGTTTAGATAAATAAAGTTTTTTAACGTCATGGTTATTTATTTCACTGAATATTGATAtaatatgttttcatttttaatcatataacGGCATCAAATCAATGTTAATAATCAACCAAGGATGATCGATCACTGAAATTTAAAAACGTCACAAACTTATTAGTATATATTACGAGTTTGAAGCCTAACTTTTTGCTTCCAAAATTTCCTAATTAAAGCACACCAGTTTAGGGAGtagatattttgctacttctaATAATGAACAAGTTAGAGGGTAAGTCGTCTTGAATGGATGTAATTGCATGTCAATCATATCCCTCTACCATTCATAATTGAAGCAATGGCCCAACTAAATATTGACCTTTGTTGCAACCTAACTCTTCCCTATAACTTAGTGTTTGATCATCAAAAAGGACAAAAACTCAGCAAATGTcgataaattattttcttacctagatattatattatttggtaactgacaaaatttacataaatatatgaagatacaataacaagatacaaaaactatatatatcgTCAACTTCggttttatgttaaaaaaatattagaacccCTGTTTTTTACTTAATACACAACTCCAACCTCTTACTACATGTTTTCACTCATCTCCATATTCCACAAGTTCTTTTCCTTCTATCTCATACACATATACTTTTTTAAGTTCTGTCGATTTCTTGGCATTAGCCATTTGGAAGCATAAGTTGACAAATGGATGTGATGTTTTACCCAATATGCCAACATAAAACCCTccctataaaaataataaaaaatatttttattaagctAAGCTTTGACATGAACTTAGTTTGACTACATCCATTTCATTGTCTtcccaaaatattaaaaattagttaaaagaCAACCAAACTATTTCGTAACCTTACAAccaaactataaataaatatgtttagtTCTTCCCCCTTGCAAAGAGAGAAGCCTTGTAGGACCCACAACCAAAACAATGGACCCACTTCCCTTGTTTGGCCATATCTTCCCGACACACAAATCCCAGAAGGTTCACTTGCCCACGTGTCTCTCCCTTTATTTCTTTAGTCTCATTCTACATTTCTTTTTCTCcattattaaatcaaaatactaactataaatcaaaattaaaaaaactccAAATGATCAATATAAATGTCTCAAGCTTTTGTATCATAAACCAATTCAAACTGATATTTCAATTCATTATATCAAAATGGCGAATTTCGAGAACCTATCTTCCGAGTTTCAGACAATAGCCATGGATATATATTCTTCCATGACTCAAGCTGCAGATCTAAATAATAACAACAACATTAGCAGTAACCTTCAGTTTCAAACGTTTCCTCCTTTCTCCACTTGTCTCGACTCTCTCTTCCTTCATCATCGTCATCCACAACAACTACTTGATCTTCCCGGGAAATATCCAGGCAGTGATAATAATCTCTCCACGACTTCAACTTTGTATCATTCCAGTCACAACAACGTCGACGAGACCAAGAAGAGAAAAGCTTTGTTACAACCTTTGTCTTCATCGGAGAACAGTAGCGTCTCTGATCAGCTGAATATCAATACCACCGAAACTGTAATTAATCTCAAaaccctattttttttttgttctgttaaCGCTttcattttaatgatttttgttttttctcatCAATTTTTTTAGGGTTGTTCGAGAAGAGGTAagaggttgaagaagaagaatcaagaagaagagaaagagagagaagttgTTCATGTTAGAGCCAGAAGAGGCCAAGCCACTGATAGCCACAGCTTAGCAGAGAGGGTAAAGCtgcttaattatttttagtttgttatatacaaaaaataaacgTCCGTGGTTTATTCATTAATATCAAAATTTCAGGTTCGGCGAGGGAAAATTAACGAGAGATTGAGATGCTTGCAAGATATTGTTCCCGGATGTTATAAGGTAACTAATGAATGGAACAAATATGAGTAAATCCAAATGTAATTTTTATatcgagtttttttttgtttggtgacAATGAGAGTGTGCATACATGTTTCTGCAGAGTATGGGAATGGCTACGATGCTTGACGAGATTATAAATTATGTCCAGTCTCTACAAAATCAAGTCGAGGTTATTAATCAAAAAATCTCTAgttaatatgtaatattttaggTTAAACTTTTACTCATTCTTGTTTTTGTTGTATGTGGATTCAGCTTCTCTCGATGAAACTCACTGCTGCAAGCTCGTTTTATGACTTCAACTCAGAGACCGATGCTGTTGATTCCATGCAGGTACAAACAGATTATTAGTGGCCGTGGTCCAGTATGTGTTTGATAGAATCGGTTCTCGTTAACTTTATTCAAgtatatgttttatgtttatgaTTTCGGTTCGGCCTAATAAATTATATCATCAAGCATACTAATTAGCCCACAGTGAAAATTGACCGTTTGTCAATTCCGATCTGGTCCGGTGCGGCCTTTGCGTAATTGATCTTAAATCAAGACTTTAAGTCATAGTAGTTTGCTGTGCAGCTATTTTTTAATGTGATTAGTTACTTATTTCTCTAAGTATTGAATTTGAATGGAAAACAATTGGCAGAGAGCAAAGGCTCGTGAGGCAGTGGAGATGGGGAGACAAACAAGAGATGGGAACCCTGTCCTCCATTTATCAGCATGGTCCCTTTGACTTATGTTTTCcccttttcttatttttaatattttcccgAAAATATTCTTATATTCATTTGAATGTAATATGTTGTTATATGACCCAACTTGGGATAGTATTTGTAATCTATATACTTGTAATTTCGAAATTATAAATTTGTTGGTGGCTTATATTGTTCTAATGTAAATGTCTCAATTCTCATTCTTGTCTTGTTATCTTATAAAACTACAATATATCATTTGGTTTTTGTGAATAACTACCCAAAGTCATAACTAAGTGAATAATCACTTGATCAGTGTCATCACTTAATATTTAACACCACCTCCAAtccatattatattttcttctataataaaactattatagatgtacattttttactccaatgtacttttaaaaatagaattattaTATTCTAAaggatatataatattatttatgtttctaaatttagaaataaaaataatatttctatatatatttcctATAGAAAATTCTATTATATAAACATACACGGATCAAATTCACTTTTATAATAGAATTCTTTTGctagtttatattttttctaagaTTTATCCTTCTTATTATGGAAAATCTATTCTCTATTTGCTAAATCATTGCATGTGACGTTCAAGTTCAGTTTCCAACATATATTAAATGAGATTAGTTTCTGTAATGATTAATTCTGTTAAGAGACAATTTTCCCACATATATAACTGTTTGGGCTAATTGGCTGAGtagccacaaaaaaaaataaagtcaaGGGAATGGACAAGATTTTGACGTAATGCATTCGTTCGCTTTTTGCCTTCTTTTCTGCCGGTTATGTCCTTATACATAAGAAGTTACCGGTTCCAACTCATGGAAAAAACAACGTGGTGATTTTGTGTCCTTTAATAACAATGACACACTTTAGAAAGCGCGTGGGTAAACCATATTCAAAAGCAAAGGAAGGAAAACATGGAGAGAGATGAGTTGATGAAAAGCTTAAGTGTGAAAAAAACAACGGTGTTTAACGGAGAATGCAAGAATGTAGTTCCatactatatattttagatagaaTTCAAATATATGGGAGACGTTTCCATTCGACATGACTAACGTAGAATAGAATCCTGTTTGTAATTTAGTAATATAATCACGAACAAAGACAGTGGAATGGGCGGTTGGGGAGAGGCAATGATGTATTTACTGCAATAAATTTACAATTGTGGTTTACAACTCTTCCGTTTTTAAGAGTAGGAGAAAGCCACAAGAATGTAGTTCCatactatatattttagatagaaTAATATAAGTACAAATATATGAGAGACGTTTCCATGTATATCTTACATACATATGACGAGTGTTCTGTTCCATATCACCTAAGTAGTATAGGATTATAAATCCACTTATAatctctaaatactaaacatATCCCAACCACAATTCCTAGATACTAAACATTATCTCAATCTCACCCAatccctaaatactaaaccctaaaatttaatcagtaaaccctaaaaacaaatataaacaataaactcaaatataaacccaaaacccagatagaatggaacaaaataaataacatagtacatattggtgaaattatgaaatgtctATGATTGCATAAAAAAGTTAACGTCGACAATAACCATACTTCCccaccttctaaatactaaaccctaaactctaatcactaaacctttatccaaatataaaccctaaacctaaatataaatcataaacccaaataacatggaataaaataaataacatagtacatattggtgagattatgaaatatatatgattGCAAAGAAGAAGTTCATGCCAACCCAAAACCATACTCCCTCactttctaaatactaaactctaaacttaaatcactaaaccctaatccaaatataaactataaacctaaatataaatcataaactcaaatagcatgaaataaaataaataacatagtacctATTGGTGagattatgaaatatatatgattGCAAGGAAGAAGTTCATGCCGACCCAAAACCATACTCCT
This genomic window contains:
- the LOC103872602 gene encoding transcription factor BEE 1, whose amino-acid sequence is MANFENLSSEFQTIAMDIYSSMTQAADLNNNNNISSNLQFQTFPPFSTCLDSLFLHHRHPQQLLDLPGKYPGSDNNLSTTSTLYHSSHNNVDETKKRKALLQPLSSSENSSVSDQLNINTTETGCSRRGKRLKKKNQEEEKEREVVHVRARRGQATDSHSLAERVRRGKINERLRCLQDIVPGCYKSMGMATMLDEIINYVQSLQNQVELLSMKLTAASSFYDFNSETDAVDSMQRAKAREAVEMGRQTRDGNPVLHLSAWSL